Genomic segment of Arachis hypogaea cultivar Tifrunner chromosome 11, arahy.Tifrunner.gnm2.J5K5, whole genome shotgun sequence:
ttttggttattgtTGTTATGGTCACTACTAATTTGGGCACATGGGTGATCCCTACCAATGGCATGAACAATGATGGTAATGGAAGGCTCACTCACCATTTCTATAAGAAAACATGCCCTAAGGTGTTGCCAGTGATAAGGTCTGTGGTTGAAAAGGCAATAAAGAAAGAACCGCGCATTGGAGCTTCATTGCTACGTTTGCATTTTCATGACTGCTTTGTTAATGTAAGTAAAGTAATTGCATGCATGCATGAATTAATTTACTATTTAAATAAAGATGTCTTTTTATGAAAATAATGaacgaaaatattaaaaatataattatttatgttattttttgtttatcaGCTAATTTTTTGGAATAAGTGATTTTATCACAGAGAATCAAtcattttaaattcttttatgatgatttaatatatttaattaaattatttaatataataggttaatattttaattattatttttacataaaaatatttttatgtgaataGTCACTCATAATTTATTAATAGTGcaagaaattattttatacatatatatacatgtgAAAATTTTGATGTGAAGTTAATAGTTgtgaataattaaattatttaacatgtttaattaaattattatctaatcatttttaactatcaattatATATAAAGATAATGCACAACTGCATGTGAATTTACACTACATACAAATATATATAGTTCTACAGACACATTTTTTGGCTCATAATTATTCAACATTAAAATTTGTTTGCTTGCTTTcacgttaatattttttttttgtattattctttttcttatatCTTATTTATGTGTCAGCTAAGTATTTgagattattataaattatttcttttaaagGTTTAAGCGTGATTATTTGCATGATTATgtgtataataaattttttaaaatttttagtatatctTATACTAATTCttttagataaattaaaaaactaattttatactTTTCAATTATAAAAGTTTTGATTCGATATCTTAAAATCATTTGTCTAACACATTAaagatgacaaaaaaaaaatatactaataatatatttttaaagaattgtatggacaaattaaaaaaaaaattcaccgttttaattttattataaaattaattctctaaaaaatttaaataaataaaaagagatatatgaattattatatctctaataaattttaattgataaatGTTGACGGCACTACAATGCAACTATGATGTAACTTTAGATATAGAATGCACCACAACAAAAGCAACTCACATGTTGAAGAAAAATATCTTCTTAACTTACTTTTCTATAAAACACCTTATTACCAAACATCAatagatgaaaaaggaaaaagaaaattcatCATGTGAAGAAAATCTACACGATGAGTTATCTATAATAGATATTTAGACCAGAAAAAATGGCGAACACCATAGGTCCAACTATATATACCAgagacttttttttaaataaataaaatatattatttattaatgaatACATTTTTTAAGAAATTACGTTTAACACCCTAAATAGTATCAATCCGTAAAGAAAGAACCGTGCATTGGAGCGCTTCATTGCTTACCTGGTGGAAACTTAGCTGCAGTcgactttatgtgaagttgatagctgagagccattagataatttaactgatttgactaaattttcatctaacttgaattttcaCGTGCTTACGTTTGCATTTTATTTCATGACTGCTTTGTTAATATAAGTAAATTAATTGCATGCATGAATTAAGTTACTATTTATTGATGTCTTCCTATGAAAATAATATATGAGTTTCAGCcattttaattgttttttatgATAGTTTAATATATGTTTAGTTAAATTGTTTAACATaatgtattaatattttaattattatcttggcataaaattatttttatgtgaatagTGATCTATAGATTATTAATAgtacaagtatatatatatatgaaaattcacattcaataatttttatatgaaattaatagTTGAGAATTATTAGATTATtcaacatatttaattaaattattattttaccgTTCTTAATTATCGATTACACATGAAAATAAGTGTTTATCATATATAGTTATACATAGTTTTACGCACACAGTTTTTggctcataataataataataactatttaacattaaaatttattttcttgtttttacgttaatattttttctttttatgtcattctttttttttatatctcaTTTATGTGTCAGCTAAGTATTTAAAAGTATTATAAATcacttcttttaaaattttaagtatagTTATGTGTATAAGGTTTTTTTTAGtctgtttaataaattaaaaaaacgaaTTCTATTACTTTCAATTATAAAAGTTTTGATTATTGAATATCTTAAAATCACTTGTCTAACAAATTGAAGCTGGTAAAAAgaatatactaataatatattttagaagaCTTGTATAGACAATAAGacaaattaaaagaatatttttcattttaattttgttataaaaataatttttttttaaaatttaaattaataaaaaaattatataaataattatatctctaataaataattatatctctaataaattttaattgataattgtcaCAGCACGGCAACTATGATGTAACTTTAGATAGAATGCACCACAACGAAAGCAACTCACATCTTGAAGAAAAATATCTTCTGAACTTTTCTATAAAACACACCTTAATTATTACCAAACATCAAAAGATgagaaggaaataaaaaaaattaatgtaaagaAAATCCACACGATGAGTTTTGTGAGTTATCTATAATAGATATTTAGACcagaaaaaaatggcaaataCCATAGGTCCAACTATATATAccagaggtttttttttttttaaataaataaaattttttatttattaatgaattaattttttaagaaattatgtTTTTGTATATTATCAATCCATAATAATACCCTAAATAGTAGTCCACTAGTCCAACTAGAACAAAAGCAaattaaacgaaaaaaacaaatatataacatattatagacgattattaatttatttatttataactgtacaccaatattttttttttatttaatttttttaatcgttCTCAAATTGATGGGATGTAGGGTTGCGATGCATCAGTTCTGCTAGATGATTCTTATAACATAAATGGTGAGAAGAATTCGCCACCAAATAAGAACTCGCTAAGAGGATTTGAAGTGGTTGATGAGATTAAATCAGAATTAGACAAAGCTTGCAAGGGTCCTATTGTATCATGTTCTGATATCTTAGCTGTGGCGGCTCGTGATTCTGTTGCTATTGTAAGTAACTAACACtttaaccaagttgggttggtctagtggttagctcactagtccgcttaagcaagtgtcgggggttcgaatctcgccttgtgcatgcagcaacccattggccagcggcaaacccttaaatggagctcagtaccgcgacggattagtccttgacctgccgggttgggggataccgtgggaaacaaaaaaaaaaaaaaagtaactaacACTTGAAACTTGAAACCCCCCTTCTCTATTACTCCACTTATCAAAGACATTTTTAGTGTCCAAAAAAGGTtagattagaaaattaaatttcaattttttggaattatttagtattttagtattttttggaATTATTTTTTGGGTAATGCTAGGTAGATAAAAAAAACAGTAAGAATTTGCcttatttaacattaattaattatcacaacaattaatgaatactaaataaggcaagttatggctgtttttggctgattttctttggttatcaAACATTTCCGTTTGTAAAATAATTCATATAAATCAATTGAAATTTCTCAAAGATTTAACGGCTCAATTTAGTATCTAAAAGTACATGCATAAGTtaagttagtccttcaattaaaagTTATGAAAATAAATCACTAATTTTACTTgtattcacatttttttaaagaCCAAACTAAAGTATTAAAGTTTAATTAATCTGgtaattcttataattttgtcaaaattttatttgaatttttgtagtttaaaagtttataatttgtttctatgtaaaataaaaacttttaaatattgttttttttttaatattacttttgtatttgatatatgataaattataaaatattttaaaatcaaatattttagaattaatgtgttttttttaaataataattaacaaagatttcattacaaatttttatttaatataacaatttaattataaattttttaaaatataaaaatttaattaaaaattataaaattataaaaattaaccgaataattaaactaaaaattattttttaaattattttttaaattgatttattttattcaCTGTGCTTCTATTATAACAGCTAGGGGGTCCACACTTTGGTTACCATGTGCTCTTAGGAAGAAGAGACGCTAGAAGTGCAAGCAATGAAGCTGCAAATACAAGCCTTCCTTCCCCATCTTCAAGCTTCTCAGAGCTTCTCTCTAACTTCAAGTCTCATGGGCTGGGCCTTAAAGACCTTGTGGCCCTTTCTGGGGCCCACACTATTGGATTTGCTCAATGTTCCTCTTTTAGGGATAGGATCTACAATGACACCAACATTGACCCAAAACTTGCATcctatttgaaattacaaaagtgcCCTCAAAGTGGTGGAGATAGTAATTTGGCACCATTTGATTCCACTAATAAAATATTTGACAATGTCTACTACAAGCAATTGTTGGATAACAAGGGGCTTCTTCATTCTGATCAAGAACTCTTCAAGGGGAATAATAGTGAGAGTGATAGGTTGGTGAAGCTATTTACTAGGAATCCAGTTGCTTTTGCTAAAAGATTCGGACATTCTATGATCAAGATGGGTAACATGAAGCCTCTTACCGGAAATGAGGGTGAGATTAGAATTAATTGTAgaaaagttaattaatattaatatttgtatttgtatCTTGTTATTGTAAAACTGTAGACTTTATGAGGGGCATTTTTGTCAATTTATCTTTAAAGTTAGCGTAAACCAGTTGTGAACGAGGTTGGCAAGAATGCAATATATATATCATGTATGGGGAATAAACAAGAAATAAGTCTCTTGACCTTTTATGTTGAAGACAAATAagtgtaattaaaaatataaaaatgttttttattttttaaaatgtgagATGTCTAATTTTTTTCGGAGATTAATTTGTCCTTATATATTTTAgatgaaaaaatttaaatgtctcgtattttaaaaaatcaaaaatatttttatatttttaattagtcaaaaatttatttttttttcgagataaaaaattagagactaatttattttttttcaaaaaaatgattATGCTATTTCCAATAGTTTGTTTGAGATTTAGGGGTATTCAAATTTTCATACTTGTTTTTTTATGTTGTggtatcttgtgtttcttttaCGAAATTATTGTATATATCTTGTGTTTCATTCTTTCATTTTTAGAATCAAGCGTTAattgcttattatatatattaaaggaAAAAGAAATTCATATAACCACAACATAAAGTCACacaagtaaatatatatatatatatatatatatatatatagagagagagagagagagaagccttCAATTCCCATAAAATACTACTTCCGGCCTCCTTTTTAAATTAACGGTCTCTTTTGAATTGTgcacaaatattaaaataaacattaaattttgttaaaatataaacaataaaaaaaaagactaaaatatctttaatactattttctctttattaatattttagttttttaattttctctttctatttaataataaaagatataataaataaaaattaattaacactACAACACGTGAAAAATAGTGTTAGAAATTAAAATGATGACAGTGGCAATTCTAATatcaatttagcttctgctataAAACTGCATAATTTAGCAACGGTTTAGAGATTTCAATCGCTATTAAATCAATGGTAAAAATTCAGGTgcaatcgacttcacgtgaagttgatagctgaaagccgttaaatgaaaatttagttaaatcagtcaaatcatctaacggctctcgaTTATTAACTTCACCTGAAGTtgactgcacttgagttttcacctAAATCAATTTATAGAGTATTATTCTTTTCATTTTCACGTAAACATAAGTGTACAAAGATACAAATCACTCTTTGCGAATCCTTGCCACCATGTAGTTTTTTTCCGTTAGTTCCAGTTGTTacgtcttttttttttgtatccatcATTGATTTGCTCCCTCCTTCCACTAACATTCATTCGTTTAGGTTTGCTGCTCATGTTTCTTGGTTCAGATTAATATCATTAAAAAgtgttctcttttaattttccacCTTAGGACGATGTCGATTGCCAAACCGCTGATAAAATATTTTGGAAACTGCCGCAATTTTTGAAATAAACCGGCGCTATTTTTCACTTATGTTGTAGTGATGAATTCTTGAAATTAGAAAGCAACATTTAATttgcaacaaaaataaa
This window contains:
- the LOC112719906 gene encoding peroxidase RIP1 isoform X1; the encoded protein is MSNSQIIIQYYFLVIVVMVTTNLGTWVIPTNGMNNDGNGRLTHHFYKKTCPKVLPVIRSVVEKAIKKEPRIGASLLRLHFHDCFVNGCDASVLLDDSYNINGEKNSPPNKNSLRGFEVVDEIKSELDKACKGPIVSCSDILAVAARDSVAILGGPHFGYHVLLGRRDARSASNEAANTSLPSPSSSFSELLSNFKSHGLGLKDLVALSGAHTIGFAQCSSFRDRIYNDTNIDPKLASYLKLQKCPQSGGDSNLAPFDSTNKIFDNVYYKQLLDNKGLLHSDQELFKGNNSESDRLVKLFTRNPVAFAKRFGHSMIKMGNMKPLTGNEGEIRINCRKVN
- the LOC112719906 gene encoding peroxidase RIP1 isoform X2 encodes the protein MSNSQIIIQYYFLVIVVMVTTNLGTWVIPTNGMNNDGNGRLTHHFYKKTCPKVLPVIRSVVEKAIKKEPRIGASLLRLHFHDCFVNLGGPHFGYHVLLGRRDARSASNEAANTSLPSPSSSFSELLSNFKSHGLGLKDLVALSGAHTIGFAQCSSFRDRIYNDTNIDPKLASYLKLQKCPQSGGDSNLAPFDSTNKIFDNVYYKQLLDNKGLLHSDQELFKGNNSESDRLVKLFTRNPVAFAKRFGHSMIKMGNMKPLTGNEGEIRINCRKVN